GCCTCGCGCGGCGTGGACGCCCTGCGCAAGGCGCTCAACCTGGCCTACGACGTGTCGGAGTCCCGGCCCTTCTGGAAGACGCAGGGGCTGGCGCTGCTGGTGACGCTGGCGGGCAGCCTGGTGATTCCCCTGTCCTTCGCCGTCCTGCTGCTGGGGGGACGCTTGGGGGCGTGGGTCGCGGACAAGCTGGCGCTCATCGACGAGTTCCACCTCGTCTGGTCCTGGCTGCGCTGGCCCTTCACCGCGGCGCTGGTGATGCTGATGCTGTCGCTCTGCTACTACCTGCTGCCGGACGTGAGGCAGCGCTTCAAGTACATCACCCCGGGCTCCGTGGCGGGCACGCTGGCGTGGATGGGCAGCACCTGGGGCTTCACCCAGTACGTGGACCACTTCGGCAAGTACGACGTCACCTACGGCTCCATCGGAGGCGTGGTGGTGCTGCTCCTGTGGCTCTACCTCTCCGGGCTCATCTTCATCCTCGGAGGGGAGCTCAACGCCATCCTCGAGCACGCCTCCGCGCAGGGGAAGGCCAAGGGCGCGCGAGACTTCGGCCAGCCCGCGCCCCTGGAGGCGCCCCTCAAGACGCCCGGCGCGGCCAAGAGCGCCAGCAGCGCCCGGAAGACGCGGCGGGCCCTCTTCTGGCGCGGGCGCCGCGTGGCGGAGGGCCAGGACCCGGAGCCCCCCGGCCCGCGCACGGACGGGAGCGAGCCCCCGCCCGCGCACTGAGGGCGGGGCCCGGAGCGTCGGCGGTCTACTTGGGCAGCTTCGCCTGGATGGCCGGCAGCCCGCCCGGGGCGTTCCGGTTCCCCTTGAGGCCTTCCTGCGCGATGAGCTTCTGCAGGTGCGCGATGCGGTCCTTGTTCGTGGGGTGCGTGGAGAGCCACTTGAGCGCGGCGGGCTGGGCGCCCTGCTGCTTCTCCAGCTTCTCGAAGAAGGTGATGAGCCCGCGCGGGTCGAAGCCCGCGGCGGCGGCGTACCTCGCGCCGTACTCGTCCGCCTCCGTCTCCTCGCTGCGCCCGTGCGCCAGCTGCAGTCCGCCGCCGGCCAGCTGCGCGGCGATCTGCGCCGCGGTGCCGGGGTTCTGGCCCAGCGCCACCTGGGTGATGGCCTGCAGGCCGTAGGCGTTGATCATCGCGCGCGCGGAGTGCCGGCCCACCACGTGGCCCGCCTCGTGCGCCATGACGCCCGCCAGCTCCGCCTCGGTGTCCGCCGCCAGCAGCAGGCCCGTGTAGACGTAGAGGAAGCCGCCCGGCGTGGCGAAGGCGTTGACCGTCTTCGGGTCGTTGATGACGTTGACCTTCCACTTCACCCCGGAGCGGTCCTTGTTCGCCTGCGCGAGGATGGGCGCGGAGATGCCCCGGACGTACTCCAGCACCTGCGGGTCCTCCACGTACTTGATGTTCTCCTTCGTCTCCAGCTCCTGCTTCACCTGGAGGCCGAGCTGGTTCTCCTGCTCGTCGGAGATGAAGACCTGCGCGAGCGCCTTCTCCGCGCCCACGCGCTGCTTCGCGCAGCCCGTGGTGAGGCTGGAGGCCAGGGTGAGGGTCAGCAGTGCGGTGACCATCCGTTGCATGGGCGAGTCGTCCCTTCTCTGAGGTGGAGGCGTGTCCGGCCCGTCGTAGCCGCGCCCCCCACGCCCGGGCAAGCACCTTCCCGGGGCGCCTTGCTCCGTTGGAAGGCGGACCTCCTGCTCGCCTGGACCCGGGACATGCGCGCGCGGCGGGCAGGTGCTATGTGCCCGGGCGGATGCCTGAGCTACCCGAAGTGGAGATCGCCCGGCGCAACCTGGAACGCTGGTTCAAGGGCCGCCGCATCGTGCGGGCGGAGGCGGACGCCACGCGCGTCTTCCGGGGCGCGGAGCTCGCCCGCTTCACCCGGCTCACCGGCCGGGTGGAGGCCCTGGAGCGCAAGGGAAAGTACCTGCTCATCACCCTGGAGGGGGGGCACGGCCTGATGGCCCACCTGGGCATGACGGGCAAGTTCGTCCGCCGCGCGCAGGGCGAGCCCGTCCCCCACAGCCGCGCCCGCTTCTTCCTGGATGACGGGCACGTGGTCCACTTCAGTGATCCGCGCCTCTTCGGCCGGATGGAGCCCGTGCCCGCCGAGGACTTGTGGGCGCTGCCCTCGGTGAAGGCCCTGGGCCGCGACCCCCTGACGGAGGGCCTCACCGGCCCCCAACTCCAGGAGGCGGTGGGGGACTCCAAGCAGGACCTGAAGGTGGCGCTGATGGACCAGGGCCGCGTCGCGGGCCTGGGCAACATCCACGCCGCGGAGGCACTCTTCCGCGCGGGGCTCCACCCGGCCCGCAAGCCCGGCACCCTCACGCCCGACGACTGGAAGCGCCTGGCCCAGGCCATCCACGCCGCCTTCGACTTCGCCTTCCAGGAGCAGGAGGGCGAGGACATCACCTACCTGGAGGAAGCGGGCTCCGTGAACCGCTTCCGCGTGTACGGGCGGGCGAAGGGGCCGTGCTCGAAGTGTGGAACCCCCGTGGAGTCCTTCACCCAGGGTGGGCGCACCACGCATTTCTGTCCGAAATGCCAGCCGCTCCCGCGTGTTGGCGCCCGGCCCTCGGGGGCGCCCAAGGGCAAGGCCCCCTCCGTTACCCGTGAGAAGCCTCGTTCCCGTAGACGTTGACACCCCTGGGGGGCATGGCTTGAATCGCCCGCCCTTTACACCCGGCCGCGTCATGTCGCGGCCCCGGAGACCGTTGACCATGCCTCATGTCCTGCTGGCGGCGCTGCTCGTCGCCTCGTCCACGGCCACCGCGCAGACGCCGGTGCCCGATGGTGGCACGCCCGCCGCGGCACCCCACGAGTCGGCCTCCGCCGAATCGCCTTCCCCCGCGCCCCCCGCCGTCTCCAACCCTGAAGGGGGCATCAGCCGCGAGGAGCTGGAGCAGCGCCTGGAGGCCACGCGGCAGGAGCTGCGCGAGGACATCCGCGCCCAGACGGCGACCCAGGCCGTGGCCAACAACGACTGGCAGGAGGAGTGGACGGAGGAGAAGCGCAAGCTGGAGCTGTTCACGCTCGACGGCTACCTGCGCGTGCGCCCCACGCTCTTCTACAAGTTCGACCTGGGCAAGCCCGCGCTCCCCGCCGGCACGCCGCTGGGCCGCCAGTTCTGGACGCGCTCGCCGCGCTCCGCCTCCGAGAAGACCCAGGCGGGCGCCAACATGCGCTTCCGCCTGGATCCGTCCTTCAACGTCTCCGAGGACGTGCGCATCAAGGCGCAGGTGGACGCGCTGGACAACATCCTCCTGGGCTCCAACCCGGACAGCGCCTACAGCGGGGACGGGCGCAACAACTTCACGCTCTTCTCGGAGAACCAGACCCCGTCGGACTCCGCCGTCAACGCCTTCAAGGACTCCGTGCACGTGCGGCGCGCGTACGGCGAGGTGACGACGCCCGTGGGCATCCTGCGCTTCGGCCGCATGGGCAGCCACTGGGGCCTGGGCATGCTGCGCAACGACGGCAACTGCCTGGACTGCGACTACGGCGACACGGTGGACCGCATCCAGTTCGTCACGGAGCCCTTCCCCGGCTGGTACATCACGCCGATGCTGGACTTCAACTCGGAGGGGCTCTCCACGGAGAAGGCCGCCTCCCTGGGCGAGCCCATCGACCTGACCCAGTCCGACGACAGCCACAGCCTGGTGCTGGCCATCGCGCGGCGCGACACCGAGCAGCAGCAGCAGGCCAAGCTGGACAACAACCAGGGCGTCCTCAACTACGGCCTGTACTTCACCTACCGCACGCAGCGCTACGCGACCCTGACGGAGACGGGCACCCCGTTCGACGCCGCCAACCCGCCCATCCCGGTCGTCACCACCGCGCCCACGTTCGTGCCGCGCGGCGCCACGCTGTACATCCCGGACCTGTGGTTCAAGTACGCGGAGAAGAAGTTCCGCATCGAGGCGGAGTTCGCCGCGCAGCTGGGCACCATCGGTGGGCGCGCGCTGACGGCCCAGGACCCCACCAGCCAGTCGCTGCGCATCGCGCAGTTCGGCGGCGTGCTCCAGTCGGAGTTCCACGTCATCGAGAACAAGCTGCACCTGGGCGTGGAGGTGGGCTTCGCCTCCGGTGACAAGGCGCCGGGCTTCGGCAACTACCCGGGCCGCCAGGGCTCCGGCACGGACGGCAACACCGCCCCGGGCGACCTGGAGGGCCGCCAGTACAGCTGCGACGCCGGCGGCTGCAGCGACAACGCCATCCGCAACTTCCGCTTCAACCGCGACTACCGCGTGGACCTCATCCTGTGGCGCTCCATCCTGAATGGCGTCACGGATGCGTTCTACGTGAAGCCGGGCCTCAAGTACTCCATCGCGGAGGGCTTCGACGTCTACGGGAGCGTCATCTACTCGCAGGCGTTCTACGCGCAGTCCACGCCGTCCTCCGTCAACAAGGCCCTGGGCCTGGAGGCGGACGTCGGCGCGCGCTACATCACGGAGGACGGCTTCGTGGCGGGCATCGACTACGGCATCCTCTTCCCGCTCGACGGCCTGAAGGACGTGGGGCAGATCGGTCAGCAGCTCAGCACCGCGCACGCCATCCGCGGCATGCTGGCCATCCGGTTCTAGCCATGCGCTCCACCCTCCTGCGGCTGGGGGCCGCCACCGGCCTGACGTTCCTGCTGGTGGCGTGCGGCATCAAGGGCAGCCCCCGCGCCCCCCGTCCCGCGCCCGCGGCCACGCCGGCGCCTCCGGCCACGCCGGAGACGGTGCCCCCGCAGGAGCCGCCGCACGGACCCGTGGAGCCCTCCGGCCCCACGGTGCCGCCGTCCACGACGGAACCCGAGCTGCCGCAGTGAGCGCCTTCGCCTACCGGAAGGGGCTGCTGCACGCGGAGGAGGTGCCCCTGTCCGCCATCGCGGACGCGGTGGGCACGCCCACGTATGTCTACGCCACCGCCGCCCTCGCGGAGCGCTTCCGCGAGGTGACGGAGGCGTTCCAGGGCCACCCGCACCTCGTCTGCTATTCGGTGAAGGCCAACTCCAACCTGGCCATCCTCCGCCTCTTCGCGGGGCTGGGCAGCGGCTTCGACATCGTGTCCGGCGGCGAGCTGGCGCGCGTGAAGCAGGCGGGCGGCGCCCCGGCGAAGACGGTGTTCGCGGGCGTGGGCAAGACGCCGGACGAGATGGCCCAGGCGCTGTCCCAGGGGCTGCTGCTCTTCAACGTGGAGAGCGCGGAGGAGCTGGACGCGCTGGACGCGGTGGGCCGCCGGTTGGGGAAGCCCGCGCCCTTCGCGCTGCGCGTGAACCCGGACGTGGACGCGCGCACGCACCGCTACATCGCCACCGGCCTGAAGACGTCCAAGTTCGGCGTGCCCTTCGAGGAGGCGGTCGCCCTCTACGCGAAGGCGAAGAAGTGGAAGGGGCTGAAGGCGCTGGGGCTGGACTGCCACATCGGCTCGCAGCTCACGCGCACCGCGCCCGTCAAGGCCGCGCTCACCAAGGTGGCGGACCTCTACGTCACGCTCAAGGCGAAGGGCCACGCGCTGGAGTACCTGGACGTGGGCGGCGGGCTGGGCATCACCTATTCGGACGAGACGCCGCCCAGCGCCGGGGAGTACGCGCGCACCGTGCTGGGCGCGGTGGCGCGCACCGGGGCCACGCTGCTCCTGGAGCCGGGGCGTTCGCTCGTGGGCAACGCGGGCGTGCTGCTCACCCGCGTGCTGTACCGCAAGCCCACCGAGGCGCGCACCTTCGTGGTGGTGGACGCGGGCATGAACGACCTGCTGCGCCCGGCGCTCTACGAAGCCCACCACGCGCTCCAGCCGGTGGTGAAGCGCCGCGGCCGGGACGTGGAGGTGGATGTCGTGGGGCCGGTGTGCGAGTCCACCGACGTGCTCGCGAGGGCTCGCCCCCTGGTGCTGCCCCGCCAGGGCGACCTGTACGCCTTCATGAGCGCCGGGGCTTACGGGATGAGCATGGCTTCCACCTACAACTCGCGGCCCCGGCCGGCGGAGGTGCTGGTGGATGGAGCGGCCTGGCGTGTCGTCCGGGAGCGCGAGCGCGTCGAGGACCTCTGGCGCGGCGAGCGGGCCTGAACGTATAAGCGCCGGCATGAAGACCTTCGAAGGCTCCATGACGGCGCTGGCCACCCCGTTCCGCGAAGGGGTGCTGGACGAGGGGGCCTTCCGGGCCCTGGTGCGCTACCAGCTCGAAGGCGGCACGGACGTGCTGCTGCCCATGGGGACCACCGGCGAGGCGGTCACCCTGGACGCCGACGAGCGCGCTCGGGCCATCGCGGTGGTGGTGGACGAGGTGAAGGGCCGCGTGCCGGTGGTGGCGGGCGCGGGCAGCAACAGCACGAAGGAGACCGTCGACTCCGTGCGCCGCGCGCGCGAGGTGGGCGCGGACGGCGCGCTCATCGTCACGCCCTACTACAACAAGCCCACGCAGGCGGGGCTGGTGGAGCACTTCCGCGCCATCGCGAAGGCGAACCCGGGCTTCCCGCTCATCGCCTACAACGTGCCGGGCCGCACGGGCGTGGACCTCCTGCCGGAGACGGCGCTGCGCCTGTGCGACATCCCGGAGGTCGTGGCGCTGAAGGAGGCCACGGGCAACCTCATCCGCGCGGTGGACCTGGTGGAGAAGTGCGGCGACCGGTTGACGCTCCTGTCCGGCGACGACTTCACGGTGCTGCCCTTCATCGCGTGCGGCGGCAAGGGCGTCATCTCCGTGTCCTCCAACGTCGCGCCCCGGATGATGGCGGACCTGGTGGCGGCGGCGCGCAGCCACGACATCGCGAAGGCGCGCGGCCTCCAGGTGCGGATGAACGCGCTGCACCGGCTGCTCTTCGTGGAGTCCAACCCCATCCCGGTGAAGTGGGCGCTGCACCTGATGGGGATGTTCGGCCCGGAGCTGCGGCTGCCGCTGGTGCCCCTGGGTGACGCGAACGCCGCGAAGCTGAAGGACGAACTGGCGGGCCTGGGACTGTTGAAGGCCTGAAGGGACCGCACGCCATGACCCGCACCGTCATCACCGGTATCTCCGGCCGCATGGGCGGCACGCTGCTGCGCCTGGCGCGGGCGGCGAGCGACCTGTCGGTGGTGGGCGCGACGGTGCGCCCGGGCAGCGCGCTGGCGGGGCAGGACGCGGGGCTCGTGGCCCGGCTGGGCGCGCCGCTGGACGTGCTGGCGGTGGACGACCTGGGCCGCGCGCTGGACGGCGCGAAGGCGGACGTCGTCGTGGACTTCACCGGCCCGGAGGCCACGCTCGAACACGCGCGGCTGTGCGCGGAGCGCGGCGTGGCGCTGGTGGTGGGCACCACGGGCTTCACGCAAGAAGGCCTGGCCCGGCTCCAGGCGCACGCGCGCACGGTGCCCATCGTCGCGGCGCCCAACATGTCCGTGGGCGTGAACCTGGTCATCCGCATGGCCGCGGAGCTGGCGCGCGTGCTGGGGCCCTCGTTCGACGTGGAGGTGCTGGAGGCGCACCACCGCATGAAGAAGGACGCGCCCAGCGGCACCGCGCTCAAGCTGGCGGAGGTGCTGATGGACGCGCTGGGCCGCACGCGCGACGACCTCACCTTCGCGCGCGAGGGGCAGACGGGCGCCCGGCCGCCGGGGGAGATTGGCGTGCAGGCGCTGCGCGGCGGGGACGTGGTGGGCGAGCACACCGTCTACTTCTTCGGCGAGGGCGAGCGCATCGAGCTCACCCATCGCGCGACGAATCGTGATCAATTCGCGCAAGGCGCGCTGAGGGCCGCGCGGTGGGTGGCGGGCCGCGCGCCGGGACTCTATGACATGGCCGACGTGCTCGGCCTCCAGGGGAAGACATGACCGCCCGTTACTGCCGCTTCCAGGTCGAGGGCCGCGCCAGCTACGGCCGCGTCGACGGCAACGAGGTGGTGGTGCTCACCGCCGCGCCGTGGGCCGGGGGCAAGGAGACGGGCCTGCGCCGGTCGCTCCAGGGGCTGACCCTGCTCACGCCCTCGGACGCGTCGAAGGTCGTCTGCATCGGCCAGAACTACCGCAAGCACGCGGAGGAGATGGGCAAGCCCATCCCCACCGAGCCGCTCCTCTTCACCAAGCCCTCCACCGCCCTCAACGGCCCCGGGGCGCCCATCCGCATCCCGAAGGCGAGCCAGGAGGTGCACCACGAGGCGGAGCTGGCGCTCGTCATCGGTGAGCGCCTGAAGAACGCCGACGAGGCCACCGCCGCGCGCGCCATCTGGGGCCTCACCGCCTTCAACGACGTCACCGCGCGCGACATCCAGCGCAAGGAGATCCAGCACACCCGCGCCAAGGGCTACGACACCTTCGCCTGCGCGGGCCCCTGGGCCGTCACCGGCCTGTCCCCGGCGGACCTGCGGGTGGTGTGCCGGGTGAACGGGCAGGTGCGTCAGGATGGCCGGACGTCCGACATGGTGTTCAGCCCCGCCCGCCTGGTGTCCTTCATCTCCCACATCATGACGCTGCTGCCGGGCGACCTGGTGAGCACGGGCACGCCTTCGGGCGTGGGCGTGCTGGTGGCGGGGGACACGGTGGAGGTGGAGCTGGAGGGAATCGGAACCCTGGTGAATCCGGTTGAGATGGAGCCTTGAGCGCGACCGTCTATGTAGGTCTGGGTTCCAACGAGGGCGACCGAGAGTCCCACCTCGTGGCCGCCCTCTCCGCGATGTCCTGCATCGACGCGGTGTCGGTGAGTGGCTGCTCGTCCCTGTATGACACCGCCCCGGTGGGCCCCGCGCAGCCGCGCTTCCTCAACGCCGTGGTGGCGCTGGAGTGCGACCTGACGCCGCAGCGCCTGCTGTGCATCCTCCAGCGCATCGAACAGGACCTGGGCCGCCACCGGCTCCAGCGCTGGGGCCCGCGCACCATCGACCTGGACATCCTCCTGTGGGACGAGGAGGACCACTCCGTCGTCGCGGACGCGAACCTCCAGGTGCCCCACCTGGAACTGCACAAGCGCCGCTTCGCGCTGGAGCCCCTGGCGGAGCTGGCCCCCCAGGCGCGGCACCCGGTGCTGGGCGTGACGGTGCAGGAGTTGCTCGCGAAGCTCGCCCCCCAGGACGTCCGCAAGCGCGAGGCCCTGTACTGGCCCGACATGGGCGCCCGTTTCCCCGTCCACGAACTATGAGCCTGTCCCTCGTCCTGGCCACGGCCGCGCTGCTCGCGGCCGAGCCCACCCCCCTGCCTCCCGGCCACCCCACGATTCCGCCCGGCACCCAGGCGTCGCCTACGACGGGCGCGGCCGCGAACGGCGCGCTGCCGGCGGGCCACCCCACGATTCCCGCGGGCACCCAGGCGTCGCCCACGATGGGCGCGGCCGCGAACGGCGCGCTGCCCCAGGGCCACCCGGCGGTGGACGGCAACCGGCTGCCGCCGTCCGCCGAGGAGCTGATGAAGCAGCTCGACTCGTCGGAGGGGCTGCGCGAGCGGGAGAAGACCTTCGAGATCGCCCTGTCGCTGGGCAAGCTCTACTACGCGAACGGCCGCAACGCGGAGGCGCTGGCGTACCTGGGCCAGGCGCAGGCCAAGTCGGACGGCGTGCGCGCGCTGTTCCTCGCTTCGAGGAAGAAGCTGGGCAAGACGCCCGTCGCCACCGCGGAGGCCGCGAACTGCGGCTTCACGCCGGGCCAGGCGCTGGACGCGATGGAGGCCGTGGCGCAGGCCCGCGCGAAGGCCGGCGACACCGCGGGCGCCGCCGCCTGCGCGCGCGCCGCCCTGGCCCCCGCGCTGGAGGTGGACGTGGTGCGCGGCAACGCGCTGTACCTCCAGGGCGACAGCGCCAACGCGCTCAAGGCGTACGCGCGCGTGCTGGAGGTGGACCCCCGCCAGGAGGAGGCCCTGTACGGGCACTCCTCGCTGCTCTTCGAGACGCAGGGGGAGAACCTCCAGGCCCTCAAGTCCGCGCGCGAGGGCTTCGACGCGCTGGTGACCGCGAACCCCGAATCCCAGCGCGCGCCCATGGCCCGCGAGCTGAGCCAGCGCATCGAGGAGACGCTGAAGGCGGGCGGCCGCAAGAAGTGGCTCGCGTCGCGCGCCGCGGATCGCCAGGTGCGCCTGTCCCAGTCCCCCGCGCAGGCCGCCGCGCTGCCGCCGGACGCGCCGCGCCCGCTGACGCCGGAGATGGTGGACGCGGTGAAGAACACGGAGCGCACGCCGGAGCTGGAGGCGGGGCTCGCGAAGCTGGTGGACGAGGGCGAGGAGCACCTGGCCCACGGCCGCTACCAGGAGGCCCTGGCCAACTACACCCGCGTGGTGCCCTTCCAGCCGGAGAACGGCCGCGCGAAGGCGGGCATGGCCTGGGCGCTGGTGGGCCTGGGCCGCCCCATGGGCGCGCGCGTGTGGAGCGTGGCGCTCCAGTCGGACGCGGGCGCGGTGGAGACGCTGGGCGACACGCTCCTCGCCAAGGGCGACGCGAAGGGCGCGAAGGCCCTCTGGGAGAAGATGACCCAGGACGCGCCGGACTACCCGAACAAGGCCTCGCTCCAGGCGAAGCTGTCGCGGTAGCGCGCCGCTAGAAGAACTTCGCGGCCAGCAGGTCCTGGACGTCGAGCAGGCCCACGGCTCGGCCCTCGACGTCCACCACGGGGAGCTGGTCCACCCGCAGCTCGCGCATCTGCGCGGCGGCGGTGAGCACCAGCGTCTCCGGGGTGATGCAGCGCGGGCGCTTGCCCATCACCTGCCGCACCGGCACCTCGAAGTCCGTGTGGCCCCGCTCCACCAGCCGGCGCAGGTCGCCGTCCGTGAAGATGCCCTCCAGCTTCCCGTCGCGGTCCACCACGCACGCGGCGCCCGGACGGCCCGGCGTGTTGGTCATCACCACCACCGCCTGGGACAGCCGCGCGGTGTCCAGCACCAGCGGGTTCGCGGGCCCCGTGCGCATCAGCTCGAAGACGCGCAGCACGGAGCGCCCCAGCTTCCCGCCCGGGTGCAGGAGCGCGTAGTCGTCCCGCCCGAAGGGCCGCGAGCGCAACAGGGTCATCGCCAGCGCGTCGCCCATCGCGTGCAGCGCGGCGGTGGACGCGGTGGGCACGAGCCCCATGGGGCACGCCTCCTCGATGCGGCCGATGTCCAGCACCACCTCCGCGCCCTTCGCGAGCGGGCTGTCCACGTCCCCGGTGAGCGCCACCACCGGCGTGCCCATGCGCTTGAACAGGGGCAGCAGGCGCAGCAGCTCCTCCGTGCTCCCGCTGTTGGACAGCGCGAGGATGACGTCGCCCGGGGCCACGCGGCCCAGGTCCCCGTGCACCGCCTCCGCGGGGTGGAGGAACACGGAGCGCACCCCGGTGGACGCCAGCGTGGAGGACAGCTTCTGGCCGATGTGGCCCGCCTTCCCCATGCCCGTCACCACCACCTGCCCCGCGCACTCCCGCACCAGCCTCAGCGCGTGCAGGAAGGCGTCCCCCAGCCGCTCCGTGGTGCCCAGGATGGCGCGCGCCTCCGCCTCCAGCACGCCCCGCGCGTACGCGAGCGAGGCCTCCGCGTCGGCGTCCCGGGCCTGGGGCCGGGCGGAGGCGGGGGACGCGCGGCCGGGGAGGGCGCGCAGGCGGGGCTTCTTGGCGGTGGAGCGGGGGGCGCGGGCCATGGATGGGCGCTACCTCTACTCCAGCCTCCGCGTGGGCGGCCATCCTTGACGCATGGGGGGGCCTGGGCTACGGCCTGCCCGCCCGGCCGCCCGTGGCCGGGGAAACCTTTTTCACCACCCGAACCAAGGGGACGAGATGAAGTTCTTCATCGACAGCGCGGACGTCGAGGAAATCCGCAAGGCCCATGCGATGGGCTGCGTGGACGGCGTCACCACCAACCCGTCGCTGCTGGCCAAGGTCGGCCGCGGGCTGGAGGAGACCATCCGCGAGATCTGCTCCATCGTGGACGGCCCCATCAGCGCCGAGTGCGTCTCGCTGGACGCCCCGGACCTCATCAAGGAGGGCCAGGGCCTGGCGAAGATCCACGACAACGTCGTGGTCAAGATTCCCATGGGCGTGGAGGGCATGAAGGCCGTCAAGGCGCTCACCGCCGAGGGCATCCGCACCAACGTCACGCTCTGCTTCTCCGCCAACCAGGCCCTGCTGTGCGCCAAGGCCGGCGCCACGTACGTGTCGCCCTTCGTGGGCCGGCTGGATGACATCTCCCAGGACGGCATGGAGCTCATCGCCCACATCCTGGAGATCTACCAGAACTACGACTTCACCACGCAGGTGCTGGTGGCCAGCGTGCGCAACCCCGTGCACGTCCTCCAGTCCGCGCGCCTGGGCGCGGACGTGGCCACGCTGCCCTACAGCGTCATCACCCAGTTGGCCAACCACCCGCTCACCGACAGCGGCATCAAGAAGTTCCTCGCGGACTGGGAGAAGGTCCCCAAGCAGGCGAAGCCGTAGCCCCATGGGTCCGTGACCCCTCCCCCCGGGCCGTTCCGGTGTTCCTGGAACGACGGGGGGAGTCACACGGGGGCTGGCGGTCCGGCGGCGGGAGCGGTATGGCAGGGAAGCGGATTGATATTTGAATCAACCCTCCCGGAGCCGTTCCATGGATTTCCAGCTCAGCGAGTCCCAGCGCGCGTTGCAGGATGCCGCGCGCAAGTACGCCCGTGACGTGGTGCGCCCCAAGGCCCCCCACTACGACGAGACGTCGGAGTTCCCCCGAGACCTCATCTCCGCGGCGTTCGAGCTGGGCCTGCTCAACATGGCCATCCCGTCCGAGTACGGCGGCGTGGGCCTGTCGCACCTGGAGCAGGTCATCGTCTGCGAGGAGCTGGCGTGGGGCTGCGCGGGCGTGGCGACGTCCATCATCGCCAACGACCTGGCCAACCTGCCCATCATCCTGCACGGCACGGATGAGCAGAAGAAGCGCCTGCTCGCCCCCTTTGGTGAGAAGTTCAAGCTGAGCTGCTTCTGTCTGACGGAGCCCAGCGCGGGCTCCGACGTGGCGGCCATGAGCACCACCGCGCGCCGCGAGGGGGA
This Corallococcus silvisoli DNA region includes the following protein-coding sequences:
- a CDS encoding fumarylacetoacetate hydrolase family protein, with product MTARYCRFQVEGRASYGRVDGNEVVVLTAAPWAGGKETGLRRSLQGLTLLTPSDASKVVCIGQNYRKHAEEMGKPIPTEPLLFTKPSTALNGPGAPIRIPKASQEVHHEAELALVIGERLKNADEATAARAIWGLTAFNDVTARDIQRKEIQHTRAKGYDTFACAGPWAVTGLSPADLRVVCRVNGQVRQDGRTSDMVFSPARLVSFISHIMTLLPGDLVSTGTPSGVGVLVAGDTVEVELEGIGTLVNPVEMEP
- the folK gene encoding 2-amino-4-hydroxy-6-hydroxymethyldihydropteridine diphosphokinase — encoded protein: MSATVYVGLGSNEGDRESHLVAALSAMSCIDAVSVSGCSSLYDTAPVGPAQPRFLNAVVALECDLTPQRLLCILQRIEQDLGRHRLQRWGPRTIDLDILLWDEEDHSVVADANLQVPHLELHKRRFALEPLAELAPQARHPVLGVTVQELLAKLAPQDVRKREALYWPDMGARFPVHEL
- a CDS encoding tetratricopeptide repeat protein encodes the protein MSLSLVLATAALLAAEPTPLPPGHPTIPPGTQASPTTGAAANGALPAGHPTIPAGTQASPTMGAAANGALPQGHPAVDGNRLPPSAEELMKQLDSSEGLREREKTFEIALSLGKLYYANGRNAEALAYLGQAQAKSDGVRALFLASRKKLGKTPVATAEAANCGFTPGQALDAMEAVAQARAKAGDTAGAAACARAALAPALEVDVVRGNALYLQGDSANALKAYARVLEVDPRQEEALYGHSSLLFETQGENLQALKSAREGFDALVTANPESQRAPMARELSQRIEETLKAGGRKKWLASRAADRQVRLSQSPAQAAALPPDAPRPLTPEMVDAVKNTERTPELEAGLAKLVDEGEEHLAHGRYQEALANYTRVVPFQPENGRAKAGMAWALVGLGRPMGARVWSVALQSDAGAVETLGDTLLAKGDAKGAKALWEKMTQDAPDYPNKASLQAKLSR
- a CDS encoding KpsF/GutQ family sugar-phosphate isomerase; amino-acid sequence: MARAPRSTAKKPRLRALPGRASPASARPQARDADAEASLAYARGVLEAEARAILGTTERLGDAFLHALRLVRECAGQVVVTGMGKAGHIGQKLSSTLASTGVRSVFLHPAEAVHGDLGRVAPGDVILALSNSGSTEELLRLLPLFKRMGTPVVALTGDVDSPLAKGAEVVLDIGRIEEACPMGLVPTASTAALHAMGDALAMTLLRSRPFGRDDYALLHPGGKLGRSVLRVFELMRTGPANPLVLDTARLSQAVVVMTNTPGRPGAACVVDRDGKLEGIFTDGDLRRLVERGHTDFEVPVRQVMGKRPRCITPETLVLTAAAQMRELRVDQLPVVDVEGRAVGLLDVQDLLAAKFF
- the fsa gene encoding fructose-6-phosphate aldolase codes for the protein MKFFIDSADVEEIRKAHAMGCVDGVTTNPSLLAKVGRGLEETIREICSIVDGPISAECVSLDAPDLIKEGQGLAKIHDNVVVKIPMGVEGMKAVKALTAEGIRTNVTLCFSANQALLCAKAGATYVSPFVGRLDDISQDGMELIAHILEIYQNYDFTTQVLVASVRNPVHVLQSARLGADVATLPYSVITQLANHPLTDSGIKKFLADWEKVPKQAKP